A window of Syntrophobacterales bacterium genomic DNA:
CGTCAATTGCGCCGGGGTTGGCGATCCGGGGAAGATCCTTTCGAGAAAAGGCGTCTTGTCGCTTGAGTTTTTCACCAGGGTTGTCAATATAAACCTGATTGGCACCTTTAACATAACCAGGCTTGCCATCGAGCAGATGGCAAAAAATGAACCTAATACAGAGGGGGAAAGAGGGGTAATCATCAATACCGCTTCGGTCGCCGCTTTTGAAGGGCAAATCGGTCAGGCCGCGTACGGCGCCTCCAAGGCCGGCGTGGTTGGGATGACGCTTCCCGTCGCAAGGGAGTGCGCCGATTACGGCATCCGGGTAATGGCGATTGCGCCGGGTCTGATTGACACCCCGATGATGGCCGGGCTTCCGGAGAGTGTGAGGGTGGAACTGGCCGGTACGGTGCCTTTCCCCAAACGCCTCGGCAGACCGTCCGAATTCGCGGCGCTTGTCCGGCACATATTGGAAAACTCCCTGTTAAACGGAGAGTGCATCCGCCTTGACGGGGCGATAAGGATGACTGCCAGATAAATCTGACCAATAGCAGAATAAAGTGAGGAGATATCCAATATGGGCAAGGCCTTCAATCTGCAGATAGATGACTCCGGGATAGGGGTGATTGTCTTTGATGTCGCAGGCGAAAAGATGAATACCTGGACCGAGGAGGCTTTCAGGGATTTTGACGCGATTATGCGCGAACTTGAGGATGACCATGGTCTC
This region includes:
- a CDS encoding 3-hydroxyacyl-CoA dehydrogenase, with amino-acid sequence MQIEDSIAVVTGGASGMGETCVRMLAAQGAMVAIFDIVAERGEKLAAELGPNVIFVRTDVTSDESGRAAIGKTVAAFGTINVAVNCAGVGDPGKILSRKGVLSLEFFTRVVNINLIGTFNITRLAIEQMAKNEPNTEGERGVIINTASVAAFEGQIGQAAYGASKAGVVGMTLPVARECADYGIRVMAIAPGLIDTPMMAGLPESVRVELAGTVPFPKRLGRPSEFAALVRHILENSLLNGECIRLDGAIRMTAR